The genomic window aggtcgctgctcgtgggacaggccctttactccagcactttgtgtctctctgtggtataaaccagcatctgcagttccttcctacccagttTATACCGtattcatgcattgtctttccgctgactggagagcatgcagaaacagcttttcactgtacctcagtacacgtgacaataaactaaacttaaaaatgacagtagacaaaattgctggagaaacgcagcgggtgaggcagcatctatggagcgaaggaaataggcaacgtttcgggctgaaacccatcTTCAACCTTCTTCAAAAATGACATTACCCATTTGTCATGGTAAGTtggaccaatagacaatagacaataggtgcaggagtaggccattcgacccttcgtgccagcactgccattcactgtgatcatggctgatcatccacaatcagtaccccgttcctgccgtcaccccatatccctcgactccgctatctttaagagctcctctatctaactctctcttgaaagcatccagagaattggcctccaccgccttccgaggcagagaattccacaggctcacctgAACAAGTAGGaactgcaaggaactgcagatgctggtttacaaaacaagacacagaatgatggagtaactcaacaggccagacagcatctcaggagaaaatgggataggtgacgtttcaggtcaggaccctccttcagactgaagcctatctgaagaagggtcctgaccctgatACAtaacccatccttttctccagagatgctgcctgacctgctgagctactccagcgcttttgtgtctatctttggtacaaaccagcatctgcagttcccttcgctccatagatgctgctgcacccgctgagtttctccagcttttttgtgtaaccttcgattctccagcatctgcagttccctcttaaacacttttctccagagatgctgcctgacctgctgagctactccagcgcttttgtgtctatctttggtacaaaccagcatctgcagttccttcctaagacaTGGAAACAGTAGCAGTTCACTTGtccagcaaggaactgcagatgctgctttacactgaagatagacaacagGGCAGTCTTAACAGCATTATGggcccccgggcaaagcagtgcactggggcccctacTCTTCCAGTTTCTTCATGCCGAATCAAATATGCCGTCATGCGCTTGCGATAttcttctccgttttcatgttctacaataacattctaccagacatagattagcatggggcccctatgATGGTGGGGCCCTGAgcaactgcccagcgtgcccatgcgttaagaaggccccgatagacacaaaatgctggagtaactcagcgggtgaagcaacatctccggagagaaggaatgggtgacgtttctccagagatgctgccttacccgcagtTCTAAgtaataggggcagaattaggccattcggcccatcaggtctactccaccatctctttcccacctaaccccatgacccctgacaccctgtgTTACTGTGCATAtactgtgtctatctgcagttcatttttacccTGACTCAGAGGTGAATAATGTTTCGCGGGAGGGGTCGGGGTCGGAGGGAAGGTCGATGTTACATTTGGTACGGAATGTGCGGCACAGCTGCCAAGATCTAGGAGACTGTGCCAAGTTCTCCAGGATGCCAGCAGGCATCGATGCCGCCCCATGCTGCGAGCATGGGCACATTCTCGAGATGCCTACACTTACAATGGTCGGCAGTGGGGAGGTTAAGCAGAAAGTGGGTCGTTACTTGCAAGAATAacgcacctggagtatcgtgagcagttttggtcaccaaatttgaggaaggacattcttgctattgagggagtgcagcataggttcaccaggttaatccccgggatggcgggactgtcatatgctgagagaatggagcggctgggcttgtgtacactggagtttagaaggatgagaggagatctcattgaaacatataagatcattaagggattggacacactagaggaaggaaacatgttcccaatgttgaaggagtccagaaccaggggccacagattaagaatcaggggtaagccatttagaacggagatgaggaaaaactttttcacacagttgtgaatttgtggaattctctgcatcagaaggcagtggaggccggttctctggatacattcaagagagagttagatagtgctcctaatgatagcggagtcaggggatatggggagaaggcaggaacggggtactgattgtggatgatcagccatgatcatagcgaatggcagtgctggctcgaagggccgaatggcctactcctgcacctattgtccataaaTAGATTAAAACTTAGATGACGTGCAAGCTGATGAGTGTCCCAAATGAAACCTTGCCCTCGTCCGAAAAGGGCAACTTATTGTGgtagaacggggggggggggggggggggggggggggggggggggcgctgagaCTAATTTCCGGTAGCGTGACCCTGCCGTTCGCTTGTCTCCTTGTTCTCGTTCCCacacgttcccccccccctcacccccccccccccgttgtatGGTCGTGAGACGTCCCAAATGAGTCGTAGCGTCTATCTGGtccccgctgaattttcaacatgttgaaagtttcggcgacctatcacgggtgccagcgGTCGCCtataaaggtcgcgtaagtgggacaggccctttaggcaactgccagggactagctttaatggaattcacctacgacaccagGCGACAACAATGGTGAGTCCCAGCCAGGAGTGGAGGTGGCGCAAGGTACAACAGTTGTGTTTGAAGCTTTTGGATCTGTCGGCaaggctgaagaatggtcccgacccagaacgtcaccatccctcgtctccagagatgctgcctgacctgctgagttactccagcactcttgtgtccatctttggtacatctgcagttccttgttgcaccttaatcaaggaccagtctcacccctggtcactccctcttctcccctctggcaagaggtacaggagtgtgaaaacgcacagctccagattcagggactagcTTTTTCCCCcagccatcctctcaccaactggagagcggtcctgacaacCTGTCCACGCCAAATTGAGACCtttgaactttttttaatctgaatTTCTTGCGACTGGATGGCACGCAGactaaagcttgtcactgtatcgTGGtagacatgacaacaataaataaAGTAAACAGAATTTTAGTACTttgctttagagacacagcgtgggaaacaggcccttcggccccccgagtccgtgccgaccagcgatcgccccgtacacgagcactatcctaacactagggataatttaacaATTTACCAAGGCCAGTTAACGTACACACCTGCACGTGTGGGAGGAgacccggagcgcccggagaaaacccacgcggtcacggggagaaggcgcaaactccgtacaggcagaacccggtagtcaggatcgaacccgggtctctggcgctgtgaggcggcaactccgccgagatcagtttaactgggcCACGctttcggcatggacattgtgggccgaagggcctgtccttgtctatggaaaagcccagcaaagacttttccatctccgacagctcaggaagttcagagcaaggtctcatctcatgctccgcttctatacagccatcgtcgaaagcatcctcacttcatccatcacagtctggttcggcagtctcgactcactctcccggaagaaattacagcgcatcatcaacagagcatctaaaatgattggcttacccctaccatcccttgaatcactttaccacaaacggacattacacagagcccgcaagatcatctctgatcctactcactatgcctttcagctactgtcctctgggaggcgttacaggacaattgcctaaaaaacaaaccgctttaaaaacagtttcattcccactgcaattaacattttaaactctgtacggtgaggaataagaataagcatggcccttatgtattatgtaatgcgtctgtttgtatgtatatctatgctatatgtttaatgtttgatgaaatgttggaacctgtaccgagctgtactgacaACAAATGTTgtccagcctggctgtgtggccattaaaatacaataaaatacaatacaagtATCCTATGAACCTCCTGCGGTGAACGTTCAGTCCCTTTGCAACGGATCCAGAGGAAGATGAAGGAAATGTGTGAAGATATCCAGCGGCAGCCTCGTCTCATtccaaagtttatttattttttgtagagtacaaaaaaaaaactggtacAGTCTCAGGGTGTGTATCAGATCAGGAGCAACCTCTCAAATAAAACCCAAAATGCTAATTGCATCGAAATAcctcttctttttaaaaaaaaaaaaaaaaaaccttttcatcgtTTACAGGTGCATTTTTctccagaacaaaaaaaaaacaacttaaatCCATATATTTACAGGAAAATCAATTTTCATTCCAAAACTTAAATTAAAAAAGTGGTGAATGGCTCTCATGCTCTCGACTTCTCGCCTTGTTCCCAACTTGAAAACTGCGGGAAGGGATTGGAAAATGGTAGAAGTGTCGCCCACTGCAAGGGGGAGGAAGGACCTCGTTGTCCGAGTTAAGGCTCCTCTCGTTTGGGACCCCCAGCGTAGTTGAACCAACAAATTAGTTGAACCAGCGGTCAGTGCTCAATGGAGATCTTGACCCCGCCAAGCCAATCGCTGGAGATGGGAACTGCTACCACCCATGGTCGGGAAATTGACGGCAGAGGTTAAACGAGGGACTAACTCCTCAATGCTTCCGTGTCGCTGATTCCTGGAGCCGCAGAGAGGGCGCCTGGTCAGTCAACCTGGGTCAAGTGCTTTCAGCTCCAAGACGTGCAGatgtttctcttcccccccccatctaccaTCTATCCCTCTTCGCTTTTCTACACTGGGGGTGGGGACACAGACCCCAATCAACGCGGTCTGggttcggtgggggggggggggtggggggagtgggaaagggggaagaggggaggggggcaaacCACATTTCGATGCCGATCACCTCTCCCTTGTAGGATTGAGAACCAGGAAACCCAAGGATGGGAGAAagcgcggagggggggggggtggggggggggggggggggggggggagagagagttgcgATGGACGACTTATCAGGACGGGCATCCCCCCCCAAGGGGAACAGCTACACACAGATCACAATTCTGTTTCCCAAAGTAAAAGGCATAAAGGAgacacataaataaatatatacccCGGTCCAATTCCCAGAACGGGTTCCAGGATAGCAAGGAAGattttggaaataaaaaaaaaattggttacaaatttttcttttgaaaaaaaatgttccatCTTTCAGCTAGCCCTGTCTAGAATGAGAAGCGCACTCCAACACATGAACAGGCCGATCACTTCATTAAAATTATTATCAATAAGAcattaaatgctcttttttttcctctcctcgtactgtttttttttataatAAACACATCACATTTTTTTGTGCATAGGAACTCCACATGCGTTGCTTTTTCATGCGGACTGCAGAGTTAGAAGGATTCTTAACCATAGTTTTCTTTAACAATAGATTGGACAAAATAGGCATATATAACTATACAATATTTAACACTTGCAAATGCAGACGCATGCAACACAAAATAggcatcttctccccccccccccccccccccccccccccctcccccctcaacatCCTCAGGGGCACTTTTTTTTACACTCAATTTACGGTCAATATACATTTACAAGCCGGGCGATTCTCACAAGATTCCAAATTCTCACTatgcgagggagagagggagcgagagagagagatacagagacagagagagagagagagagacagagacagagatggTGGAAttcagtttggggggggggggggggggggttggggggttggaAATAATTTGTGATGAGAAAAACTCagaacattgaaaaaaaaaatctcccccctcccccaaaaatGAAAGAGCTGCTCTTGCATTCAGTTAACTCCTGCAACCAAGATGCCAATGGATGACCCATGGgatgggacgggggggggaggtCTGCAAAACACCTTCATCtaactccccccacactccatcaccccccccccccccctccccccccccccccccccccccgaccactccAAAGCAATCTTGCTATTCCcatgcctacacacacacacacacaattttgttttaaaaacctgTTTGTTACGGGACCCCCCCCAGACACCAACTTGCCCTCCCCTCTCCGCACCCCTTGCACTAAACGGGAGACTTCAAGAGAGAAGTGTGTgaagaagagaggggaagggagaggagggggagatgggggaaggggggggaagggaaggaaagaGCCACCTTGAACAGGCGGTGGCCATACCACTACAAGGGTCCCAGCCCGGGCAGGAGGTGCCCAGTACAATGAGTTCGGACCCCAGCCGAGACCCCCGGGAGTGGGGTTCCTTGGTGAACCAGTGACCTTTCCAACAAGGCCTCTCTCCCGGCACTGGGGCCATTGCTTTAGCCCACGTGATCCCCATGCTATCTGATACAGATGGCAAACAGTTTCATCCATCTTGTAGCAacagtgtgtgtgcgcgcgtgcatgtgtgtgtgtctgtgtgtgtgcgtgtccatgtgtgtgtgtgtgtctgtatgtgtgtgtgcgtgagggtgtgcgtgtccatgtgtgtgtgtgtctgtatgtgtgtgtgcgtgaggatgtgcgtgtccatgtgtgtgtgtgtctgtatgtgtgtgtctgtgtgtgtgtgtgtgtgtgcgtttgcgtgtgtgtgtgtgcgcgtgcgtgcgtgtgtgtgagcgtgtgtgtgcacgtgtttgtgagcgtgtgtgtctatgtgtgtgaacctgtgtgtgtgtgtgcatctgtgtctgtgtgtgtctgtgtatgtgcgtgtgtgcgtgtgtgtgtgtgcatgtgcgtgtgtgtgtgtgtgcatgtgtgtgtgcatctgtgtgtgtgtatgtgtgtgtgtgtgcgcgtctgtgtgtgtctgtgtatgtgcgtgtgtctgtgtgcatgtgcgtgtgtgtatgtgtgcatgtgtgtgtgtgtgtgtgcatgtgcgtgtgtctgtgtgtgtgcgtgtgtgtatgtgtgcatgtgtgtgtgtgtgtgtgtgcgtatctgtgtgtatgtgtgcatgtgtgtgtgtgtgtgcatgtgtgtgtgtgtgtgtgtgtgcgagtgtgtctgtgtgtgtgcgtgtgtctgtgtgcatgtgcatgtgtgtgtatgtgtgcatgtgtgtgtgtgtgtctgtgtgtgtgtgcgtgtgtgtgtgtgcgtgtgtatgtgtgtgtgtgtgtatctgtgtgtatgtgctgtgtgtgtgtgtgcgagtgtatgtgtgcgtgcacgCATAATATATATCTgtctatatataaaattataatataAAAATGGGTAGATCCCAATATTTTGACATTCCTGCCAACAGATGCAAGTCCCAATCGCGGGCACACCACCCAGTGAAGTGTGTGCTGGTGCTGATATACGTATTATATAAATGAACCTCTCAATATATGATACATATATGCGGCATTTGCCCTCTTGTTAGATGACCTGGATGGATATTGCACAACACCTGGTCCTGATAACAAGATTGTCTTCTTGCCTGCGTGTCTGGTTTTGTATTTAACGTTCTTgccgtctctctctctcgcttcagTCGGGCTCCCGTTTGATGGCGGCCACTTTCTCCAGGATTTGACCCGGGGTGAGGGGAGGTTGTCCCGGGTGGGGCCTGAAGCAGGCCAACGATTCCTCGGGCTCCTGCTTCACCCAGCCCGGCCCGGCACGGCCCTGTGCTTCGGCGCGGAGTAgctgccccctcctctctttgcCGGCTGCAGTCTCCTCGCCGAGACCGAAGGCCTGGGCTTCCCCTCCGCTCCGCTGCAGCATGTAGTACAGGATGGGGTTGGCCTTGGTCAGCCAGGGGGGCTCGTGGTGGAGTCCGGCCGACCTCTGTGGCTGCGGGAGACGGGCGGACCCCGGGTACCTGGCCAGCTCCACGCTCACCGGGCTCTCCTTCCCGCCCATTTTCACCTCGTAAAACTGTCCGGGGGCCGGCggcttggggtggtggtggtgttggtggtgatGGTGTTGGTGGTTCGATTCCCGTGCCGGCACACCGTTCTGCAGGCCCCGGTGCTGGGACAAGACCTTAATGCCGTTCTCCGACAGCAGCAGCTGCTTCAGGACGTTGAAACCCGGCGCGTCCTTGAGATAACCGCGGTGATCCGGCTGCGGCTCCGGGTCCCTGCCGGTACCGTTGCTCCCGGCCACGGCCGACGGCTCGGACATCCCGTTGGGGCAGAAGGAGTGGCCGTTGAGCGTGCGGCCCGGTTTCTTCTGGACGTCCCGGCGCTCGGGCGGGGAAGCGGGGAGCAGGTGCCGTATCCTGGTCATGGGGCACGGGTGGTGGGACGGGGCAGGCGGGCTCTCCACAGCGCCGGAGAGGTAGGCCTCGGATGGACTGGCGCTGTGGCGCAGCAGGAGCTGACTGAGGACACCTCCACCCCTGTGGGCCGAGTGGGCTGGGGGCGAAGGAGGGCCGGGAGACTCCACCTCCAACTTGACCGTCTCCCGCAGGCACTTGGCGTTGGGGAAGGCGTCGCAGTCTTCGTCCACGGGCTCAATTTTGACTTTGACCTCGGCGATGGTCTGGGCGTAAGGCCCACCCCGCCTGCCCTGGGCCGCCGGCTGGGCCTGCTCCTTCTCCGGGTGGCGGAGCAGCAGCTGCAGGACGCTGCGCCTCTCCAGGAGCTGGGCCAAGTCAGGGCCTCCCGCCCGCTCCGGCCCACTCTGAGggaagcccaccgagtccttggccTCCAGCGggcacgggcacggacacgggcCGGAGAGCCGGGCCTCGGCCTCCATCTGCGAAGGGTCTGGGGACTTGAGGGTGCCGGTGCGGGCCAGGTCGTGGAGGAGCTTGCTGGCGCTGAAGGAGAAGTTGGAGAGGCGGCTGTCCGTGGCCGGAGTGCTGGGGCCGGCCGGCGGGGTGGGGAAGACCTGcttggtgtagggggggggggcggggggctgcTCCACCACCAAGTGCCGGGCTTTGGCCGGCTCCGGGGCCGGGCCTTGCGGGGGCCGGGACTTCCTTAGGGGTTCCCCCGGGTTGGGGAAGAGTTGGGGGCGGCGGGCAGCGTGGGGGGAGCGGGGGGCTTGCGGGCCGGGTTGGTCTCGGCcacgggggcgggggtggggaaaGGCTCCGTGAGGGCGGGGCGCCTGGCCAAGGTGGCTGGCCGGGGGGCTTCCCCGCTGGGCTCGGGTGTACTATCCCCCTGGGTCCCGTCCGGGTGTCCCAGTAGCAGCTGGAGCAAGGTGACCTTGTGGTGGCTCTTGGTCTCGGGACCACTCTCCTCCTCCTGCTCCACCTTGGCCACGGGGACCCGGAGCCCAGGCACCTTGGGGTTCCAGCTGAAGAGAAGGGACTCGGTCATCTGCTCCAGGCTACCGGGGTGCAGGGTGGTTGGGTCGCAGGCCCGGGGTTTGGTGGACAGGTCCATCGGGGTGCAGGTGGAACGGGGGGATGGGCCCCTAGCCCCGttgactccccctcccacctccccttcctccttcAGCGGGCGGCGCCTGGGAGAGGGTCCCCCTTGGCCCTGTGGCCCCCACATGTGGCCATTGGTGGCCGGGAGCTTGGGCGAGTTGAGTAGGTGCATGAGcaagctgctgccgccgccgccaccaccaACGCCGCCGCCGGCCACGGTGCCCACGGCAGAGGCGGGCGAAGCCGGCGAGCGCTGGCACCGCTCCCGGGGAGGGGTGACCGCCTTGCCCTGGGCCGCCCCGACCTGCTTCTTGCAAGCGATGGCGGCCAGCCGCTGGCTCGCCGACGGGGCCAGCGTCCGTGCCCGGGAGTATTGCTGGAGCTGGCAGTCGCTGGAGAGGAGGAGGGCCAGTTGGCTGCAGGCGGCGCTGGGTTTGGGCGAGCTCGGAGCCCCGGGCCCTGGCGCTGGCAACGTCCCTTTGCCAACCATGCTGGCCACCGCCTTCAGGCGCGCCGAGCAAGACAGTCGCGGGGAGTGGGGGCCGGCGGCTGGCGAGTTGTTTCGACTGCCGGACCGggacctctcccctcctccccgggCGTCCAGCAGAGCCCCGGGCCTCCCGCAACCTCCCGTCTCGTCGCCCCCTTGCTCGGGCGAGGGTGTCGGGCTCTCCGGGGTCGGCGCCACGCCCCGCCCCTGCAGGCTGGAGCTGAACGACTGGAGCAGGGAGGCCAGCAGCGTGCTGTGGGTGGGCTGCAGGGCTGGCTCAGGGtcgctcaccctcctgcgcttGTGGGCGCCGCCGTGCCAGTCCTCGCTCTGCAGAAGCCGGGCTTTCTTCAGGTTCGGCGCCGGGACGCTCCTTGGGGagggggccggtggggggggggcccTGGCCGGGGCGGCGGTGGCGGCGGAGGAAGGGGCCGTCCCCTCGGCCTCACTCCCGGCGCGGGCCCGCCCGTCGCAGTCGCTCTTGTCGGCCGGGGCCCCGGCATTGGCCGCGGCCGCGCGGCGCATCAGGACGCTTTCGAGGTACGTTAACACAACGGAATCCTGGTGCATGTCAGAGGATAGGTCTTCACCATGGGTCATGTTCAAAGGACACACGGAAAAAGCCCCCTctctgaaattaaaataaaactcaacGGAAGAGTCAACGGACACAGCCCCAGCCGATATCGTGTAGGCTTGTCCGATCACTTTCTGGGTGACCTCTTGTCTGGGTCCATGGTCACTGAGGTCTTGGTCTCGTTGGGCAAGGGCGGGGAGGTTGAGGTGACTTTCCAAGGCTCCATCCCCCCCGGAGCTAGCGTGAAACACGAGGCCAAACTTTCCTTTCCACACCTCCTGCTATCCCTGCTCGTTACGAGGTCGCGGCGGCggtgggcccttcggcccgctgctCCCTGCTTGCCCCACGATATCCAGCCAGCTGCCAAACCCGGGCAAGCGAGGGCACGTCCATTTGTGGTCCCTCCCGAGACATCCGAAGATCCACGGGACTTCTCCGCGTCCTAGCGTCGGGCAACCTCCACCTGTGATGTAAGCAGAAAGGGCCGTTAGTCAGTAGTTCATTGCCacgtgtagtgaaatgcttttgaGCCGTGCCCCGCacatggactattgtgtgcagtttcggtctcctaatttgacgagggacattcttgctattgaaggagtgcagcgtaggtttaccaggttaattcccgggatggcgggactgacacacGCTGCGAGAataggttgactgggcttgtattcactggaattgagaaggatgagagggttcttacagaaacatagaaaataggtgcaagagtaggccaaatctaactctctcttgaaattcttaaaggattggacaggccagatgcaggaaaaaatgtccatagaaacatagaaattaggtgcaggagtaggccattcggcccttcgagcctgcaccgccattcaatatgatcatggctgatcatccaactcagtatcccgtacctgccttttctccataccctctgatccccttagccacaagggccacatctaactccctcttaaatataaccaatgaactggcctcgactaccctctgtggcagagagttccagagattcaccactctctatgtgaaaaaagttcttctcatctcggttttaaaggatttcccccttatccttaagctgtgaccccttgtcctagacttccccaacatcgggagcaattttcctgcatctagcctgtccaaccccttaagaattttgtaagtttctaaaagatcccctctcaatctcctaaattctagagagtataaaccaagtctatccagtctttcttcataagacagtcctgacatcccaggaatcagtctggtgaaccttctctgcactccctctatggcaataatgtccttcctcagatttggagaccaaaactgtacgcaatactccaggtgtggtctcaccaagaccctgtacaactgcagtagaacctccctgctcctatactcaagtccagaaccaggggtcacagtttaagaataaggggtcggccatttaggactgagatgaggaaaaagcttctcacccagagagttgtgaatctgtggcattctctgccacagaaagcagtggaggccgattcactggatgttttcaagagagttagatttagcccttagggctaatggagtccagggatatggggggaaaagcagaaaaagggtactgagtttggatgattagccatgatcatattgaacggcggtgctggttcgaagggccgaatggcctactccaacacccattttctatgtttcaggtcaggtgtCTTCTTCAAATTTCCGAcaaccaccaggctcttgaacaccacaaaGCACTAACTATGAACGATGGATCATCTTGGTTGCACCGAGGACTTTGGTTTtttttagacaacagacaataggtgcaggagtaggccattcggcccttcgagccagcaccaccattcaatgtgatcatggctgatcatcgccaatcagtgccccgttcctgcctgcaccccatatcccctgactccgctatctttaagagctctatctatctaactctctcttgaaagtaaccagagaaccggcctccaccgtcctctgaggcagagaattccacagacacacaactctctgtgagaaaaagtgtttcctcgtctccgttcgaaatggcttaccccttattcttaaagtgtgtggcccctggttctggactcccccaacatcgggaacacgtttcctgcctctagcgtgtcccaacccttaataatcttacatgtttcaataagatttgcccctcatccttctacagaagccaaataaccgaccaacccatagaaacatagaaacatgtacaagcaagcccagccgatccattctctcagcatatgacagtcccgccatcccgggaattaaccttgtgctaGTTTAGGAGTTGTTTTGGTTTGGAGATGCaacccatctaactccctcttaaatatagccaatgaactggcctcaactaccctctgtggcagagagttccaattCACCACTCAGAAAAAAGCCTCCTCATAGCCGATTTCCCCCGTCGTCCAACCCCTGGAGCGTGGGTAAGGAAACcggagagagtataaaccaagtctatccaggctttcttcataagacagtcctgacatcccaggaatcagtctggtgaaccgtctctgcactccctctatggcacgtaggtctttggagcgtgggaggaaaccggatcacccggagaaaacccatgcggtcacggggagaaggtacaaactgcgtacacccgtagtcaggatcgaacccgggtctctggcgctgtgaggccgcaactctaccgctgcgccaccatgttgcccATGCA from Leucoraja erinacea ecotype New England chromosome 13, Leri_hhj_1, whole genome shotgun sequence includes these protein-coding regions:
- the nrip1a gene encoding LOW QUALITY PROTEIN: nuclear receptor-interacting protein 1 (The sequence of the model RefSeq protein was modified relative to this genomic sequence to represent the inferred CDS: inserted 1 base in 1 codon), with product MTHGEDLSSDMHQDSVVLTYLESVLMRRAAAANAGAPADKSDCDGRARAGSEAEGTAPSSAATAAPARAPPPPAPSPRSVPAPNLKKARLLQSEDWHGGAHKRRRVSDPEPALQPTHSTLLASLLQSFSSSLQGRGVAPTPESPTPSPEQGGDETGGCGRPGALLDARGGGERSRSGSRNNSPAAGPHSPRLSCSARLKAVASMVGKGTLPAPGPGAPSSPKPSAACSQLALLLSSDCQLQQYSRARTLAPSASQRLAAIACKKQVGAAQGKAVTPPRERCQRSPASPASAVGTVAGGGVGGGGGGSSLLMHLLNSPKLPATNGHMWGPQGQGGPSPRRRPLKEEGEVGGGVNGARGPSPRSTCTPMDLSTKPRACDPTTLHPGSLEQMTESLLFSWNPKVPGLRVPVAKVEQEEESGPETKSHHKVTLLQLLLGHPDGTQGDSTPEPSGEAPRPATLARRPALTEPFPTPAPVAETNPARKPPXSPHAARRPQLFPNPGEPLRKSRPPQGPAPEPAKARHLVVEQPPAPPPYTKQVFPTPPAGPSTPATDSRLSNFSFSASKLLHDLARTGTLKSPDPSQMEAEARLSGPCPCPCPLEAKDSVGFPQSGPERAGGPDLAQLLERRSVLQLLLRHPEKEQAQPAAQGRRGGPYAQTIAEVKVKIEPVDEDCDAFPNAKCLRETVKLEVESPGPPSPPAHSAHRGGGVLSQLLLRHSASPSEAYLSGAVESPPAPSHHPCPMTRIRHLLPASPPERRDVQKKPGRTLNGHSFCPNGMSEPSAVAGSNGTGRDPEPQPDHRGYLKDAPGFNVLKQLLLSENGIKVLSQHRGLQNGVPARESNHQHHHHQHHHHPKPPAPGQFYEVKMGGKESPVSVELARYPGSARLPQPQRSAGLHHEPPWLTKANPILYYMLQRSGGEAQAFGLGEETAAGKERRGQLLRAEAQGRAGPGWVKQEPEESLACFRPHPGQPPLTPGQILEKVAAIKREPD